The following are from one region of the Leptospira neocaledonica genome:
- a CDS encoding SpoIIE family protein phosphatase gives MDPFYFNFYFFGSLLASLFSLYVSFFFLTIKDRSRAAFHLGLSSLSTTIFHFGYLVAFCSPEEWTIFHRWIVIPFPMVGYTQLFIFFFYFPTPKREKLGLILYSVLYAGVITLAIFYIILSLKSTRSFVMGSHYWDFETHLFYKIFSLIVFLYNFIFLIAAIWRAIVEKGGERRSVIYITVAYLTITLIPGITNALSREGTVSRAVYQQTADILLVAGLFLILIVYVNATKERTTILSRIVGVSMATFLLAFQLVGFAILNGYDSSFDLIKKEEAKLVVLQGESPNGFAYLTSFDPNENSFRTERGFKDPRFDSEDRLEIRFFYISKNLTSLGSLPAKVRWEKSKTILENSPKEFYAYQEGLKQFLESKATDSVSDEDIRDFFRHLNKRLKVVRSKYSHLASKSDAPAIYKILKSEEVGLSGILEKVRVNTEADLKADISESDLDKTVLLPLSPIREVGERIYRGTKYYKVGDEKPQYYVSYLVVHPINGNVYEVGFTYKSFRAFIHEPALILVVCLLAIMLVISIGFRFFFQNALIKPMDEVVIGLTEVNSGNLDYRLEPRVEDEIGFIARSFNRMARSIQSARKRLEQYANELEEKVKERTKELEQTLGEVQELKQQQDGDYFLTSLLIKPLGANKAVHENVKVDFLLEQKKKFTFRRYHDEIGGDLNISNHIDLNGRSYTVFLNADAMGKSMQGAGGALVLGSVFESIIERTRLVDIMKNQSPERWLKNAFTELHKVFESFDGSMLVSSVMGLVDDEVGILYFINAEHPWTVLYRDGIASFIEDELMFRKLGTTGMEGRIYIKTFQLEPGDVIIAGSDGRDDILIGTDQDGGRIINDDEKLFLRLVEDGKGHLNGIYDCIVGKGPLTDDLSLIRLSFKEADSEQKLHDEQKQKIKDLLHKAKETSQNKDVAEAITYLEEAETLDSRIPEVKKNFVKLFLKLKDYTKAAHYAEDYLNLKPVDKEILYVASFSARKAGQLKKALDFGERLRLREPDHFKNLMNLAQVYIALKNYERAMYMIQSALHLEPENEAVLRIRDVLRKNWNPKDQ, from the coding sequence CAGATGGATCGTGATCCCTTTTCCTATGGTGGGTTATACTCAGCTTTTTATCTTTTTCTTCTATTTCCCTACTCCTAAAAGAGAAAAGTTAGGACTCATTTTGTATTCGGTCTTGTATGCGGGAGTTATCACTTTAGCGATCTTCTATATTATTCTTTCCTTAAAGTCCACTCGAAGTTTCGTGATGGGGAGCCATTATTGGGATTTTGAAACTCATTTATTCTATAAAATTTTCTCTCTTATAGTTTTTCTTTATAACTTCATCTTTTTGATTGCAGCGATTTGGAGAGCGATCGTAGAAAAAGGGGGAGAGAGAAGGTCCGTCATTTATATCACGGTCGCATATCTGACCATCACACTAATACCAGGTATTACGAATGCTTTAAGTAGAGAAGGGACAGTTTCTAGAGCGGTTTATCAGCAAACAGCAGACATTCTTCTTGTAGCCGGTTTATTCTTAATACTTATCGTTTATGTAAACGCGACCAAAGAAAGAACCACGATCTTGAGTAGGATTGTGGGAGTCAGTATGGCCACTTTTCTTCTCGCATTCCAGCTGGTAGGATTTGCCATATTAAATGGATACGATTCTTCTTTCGATTTGATTAAAAAAGAAGAAGCTAAACTTGTCGTTTTACAAGGAGAAAGCCCAAACGGATTCGCATATCTGACTTCTTTCGATCCGAATGAAAATAGTTTTCGAACTGAGAGAGGTTTTAAGGATCCGAGATTTGATTCAGAAGATAGACTAGAGATCCGGTTCTTTTATATTTCTAAAAATCTTACAAGTTTAGGAAGCCTCCCTGCTAAAGTTAGATGGGAAAAATCCAAAACAATTTTGGAAAATTCTCCTAAAGAATTTTATGCGTACCAAGAAGGGCTAAAACAATTTTTAGAATCGAAAGCGACTGATTCGGTTTCGGACGAAGATATTCGCGATTTTTTCAGACATCTTAACAAAAGACTAAAAGTAGTACGAAGTAAATATTCTCATTTGGCTTCTAAGTCGGACGCCCCTGCAATTTATAAAATTTTAAAATCAGAAGAAGTGGGTCTTTCCGGAATTTTAGAAAAAGTAAGAGTGAATACCGAAGCGGATCTTAAGGCGGATATATCCGAGTCCGATTTGGATAAAACGGTCCTTCTTCCTTTATCTCCGATCCGGGAAGTGGGCGAAAGGATTTATAGAGGAACAAAATACTATAAAGTAGGAGATGAAAAGCCTCAGTACTACGTTTCGTATTTGGTAGTGCACCCTATTAATGGAAACGTGTACGAAGTAGGTTTCACATATAAATCCTTCCGTGCCTTTATACATGAACCTGCATTAATTTTAGTCGTATGTTTACTTGCGATCATGCTAGTGATCAGTATAGGATTCAGATTTTTCTTCCAAAACGCTCTTATTAAACCTATGGACGAAGTAGTAATAGGTTTAACTGAAGTAAATTCCGGAAACTTGGATTATAGACTTGAACCAAGGGTAGAAGACGAGATCGGATTTATTGCCAGATCTTTTAATAGAATGGCAAGGTCTATCCAATCTGCCCGCAAAAGATTAGAACAATATGCTAATGAGCTAGAAGAAAAAGTGAAAGAGAGAACCAAGGAATTGGAACAAACCTTGGGAGAAGTGCAAGAGCTCAAACAACAACAGGACGGAGACTATTTCTTAACCTCTCTTTTGATCAAACCTTTAGGTGCGAACAAAGCAGTCCATGAAAACGTAAAGGTAGACTTCCTACTAGAACAAAAGAAAAAATTCACATTCAGAAGATATCACGATGAGATCGGCGGGGACTTAAATATATCCAATCATATCGATTTGAATGGTAGATCTTATACAGTGTTCTTGAATGCGGATGCTATGGGCAAATCCATGCAAGGAGCGGGGGGAGCATTGGTCTTAGGATCGGTTTTCGAATCGATCATAGAAAGAACTAGGTTAGTAGATATTATGAAAAACCAATCTCCAGAACGTTGGCTAAAGAACGCATTTACGGAGTTACATAAGGTTTTTGAAAGTTTTGACGGGTCTATGTTAGTTTCTTCTGTAATGGGGCTCGTTGACGATGAAGTTGGTATTTTATATTTTATTAATGCAGAACATCCTTGGACAGTATTATACAGAGATGGAATTGCGAGTTTTATAGAAGACGAGCTGATGTTCCGAAAACTCGGAACTACAGGAATGGAAGGTCGTATTTATATTAAAACATTCCAATTAGAGCCTGGAGATGTGATCATTGCAGGCTCTGACGGTAGGGACGATATTCTAATTGGGACAGATCAAGATGGGGGAAGGATTATCAACGATGACGAAAAACTTTTCCTTAGACTTGTGGAAGACGGTAAAGGGCATTTAAATGGAATTTATGATTGTATCGTTGGAAAAGGTCCTCTTACTGACGACCTTTCTTTGATCCGACTTTCTTTTAAAGAAGCGGATTCGGAACAAAAACTTCACGATGAACAGAAACAAAAAATAAAAGACCTACTTCATAAAGCTAAGGAAACTTCTCAAAACAAAGACGTGGCAGAAGCCATTACTTATTTGGAAGAAGCGGAGACATTGGACAGTCGTATCCCTGAAGTGAAAAAAAACTTCGTAAAGTTATTCTTAAAACTCAAGGATTATACCAAAGCAGCACATTACGCAGAAGACTATCTCAACCTTAAGCCTGTAGATAAGGAAATTTTATACGTAGCTTCTTTCTCCGCAAGAAAGGCGGGACAATTAAAAAAGGCTCTAGACTTCGGGGAAAGATTAAGACTGAGAGAACCGGATCATTTTAAGAACCTTATGAACCTGGCTCAGGTATATATCGCTTTAAAAAATTATGAAAGAGCAATGTATATGATCCAATCTGCTCTACATTTAGAGCCTGAAAACGAGGCTGTACTCAGGATTAGAGACGTTCTTAGGAAAAATTGGAATCCGAAAGACCAGTAA
- a CDS encoding methyl-accepting chemotaxis protein, with amino-acid sequence MDNERTTEKIAALGPLTIGRIRIGLVFLFLASLAASWEQSTFEQNMAYLGGTISMAIVSFVNLLYSFRRGTIPKQIGMYSVLSDIIILACVMFFAASTEKNMSSGIIRQIILYAINVIFIVYSGLLLSPKFVILAGFVSAVSQGIVILNCYLHGVVFSEEPLEVLSPGFASISEQILKLIFLIVISFIVKSVINIFSLLRGAEEEKLATIIISGNELKKSKGKMDSAAVSLREKSRSLRNFSNEFFDVINNHAASFDEIGSTLGEFLSQIESAAATVKDQFGRIEQLVSKSQSLRSMIDKIADYSSELNERIHSVQGTSKEVTKFVSGLSDSLESLGESFRSVGEVTEIMAEVADRTNLLSLNASIEAARAGAAGKGFAVVATEVSKLAESSGQNAARISKIIGESNKYVANGRNTASVTTEKVRDQENQFTAFMARFNELNVLLENQIKINDEFLSSLSELRKLSAGIETSSNEQNTGASMIMVAISELQSSMDSLLRKSELLSDTIRVLEEEAELLAMEN; translated from the coding sequence ATGGACAACGAACGGACTACTGAAAAAATAGCGGCTCTCGGTCCTTTAACTATCGGAAGGATACGGATCGGACTGGTTTTCTTATTTTTAGCCTCATTGGCAGCTTCTTGGGAGCAAAGTACCTTTGAACAGAATATGGCTTACTTGGGCGGGACGATCTCGATGGCGATTGTTTCGTTTGTGAATTTATTATATTCTTTTCGAAGAGGAACAATTCCTAAACAAATCGGAATGTATTCAGTTCTTTCCGATATAATAATTCTTGCATGTGTGATGTTCTTTGCCGCGTCCACAGAAAAGAATATGTCTTCCGGAATAATAAGACAGATCATATTATATGCGATTAACGTAATATTTATTGTATATTCCGGATTACTTCTTAGCCCGAAATTCGTAATTTTAGCCGGATTTGTATCTGCTGTCTCTCAAGGCATCGTCATATTGAATTGTTATCTTCACGGTGTTGTATTTTCGGAAGAACCTTTAGAAGTACTTTCTCCAGGATTCGCTTCGATTTCCGAACAAATACTGAAATTGATCTTCCTTATCGTGATCTCGTTTATAGTAAAAAGTGTGATTAATATTTTCTCACTTTTGCGAGGCGCGGAAGAGGAAAAATTAGCCACGATCATAATTTCCGGAAATGAATTGAAAAAGAGTAAAGGAAAAATGGATTCTGCAGCCGTTTCTTTAAGGGAAAAGTCTAGGTCTTTACGGAATTTTTCTAACGAATTTTTCGATGTAATTAACAATCATGCAGCATCGTTCGATGAAATAGGGAGTACGCTCGGTGAATTTTTATCCCAGATAGAGAGTGCTGCCGCAACTGTAAAAGATCAATTCGGGAGAATAGAACAATTAGTGAGTAAAAGCCAAAGTCTCAGATCTATGATCGATAAGATTGCAGATTATTCTTCTGAACTAAATGAACGCATTCACTCCGTTCAAGGTACAAGCAAAGAAGTTACTAAATTTGTTTCCGGTCTTTCCGACTCTTTAGAATCTCTGGGGGAGTCGTTTCGATCTGTCGGAGAAGTTACGGAAATTATGGCTGAAGTTGCAGACCGTACTAATTTACTTTCTTTGAATGCTTCTATAGAAGCCGCGAGAGCAGGAGCTGCAGGTAAAGGTTTCGCAGTCGTTGCTACGGAAGTTTCGAAGCTTGCAGAAAGTAGCGGTCAGAACGCCGCTCGAATCTCAAAGATTATCGGAGAATCTAATAAGTATGTTGCTAACGGAAGAAATACCGCTTCAGTCACGACAGAGAAAGTAAGGGACCAAGAGAATCAGTTTACGGCTTTTATGGCAAGATTTAACGAGTTAAATGTACTTTTGGAAAATCAGATTAAGATAAACGACGAATTTCTTTCCAGTTTATCAGAATTGCGAAAACTTTCCGCTGGAATAGAGACTTCTTCCAATGAACAAAATACAGGAGCTTCCATGATCATGGTAGCAATATCGGAGTTGCAAAGTTCAATGGATTCTTTATTAAGAAAAAGCGAACTTTTATCAGACACGATTAGGGTTTTGGAAGAAGAAGCAGAGCTTCTCGCGATGGAAAATTGA
- a CDS encoding methyl-accepting chemotaxis protein, which translates to MATRSETEKILAQGPVTINRIRFGLTLLYFASIAMGYKRSTLFQNSLYILGTSAMVIYVTYSFLKTRFGSGVSPFLGKVFIVTDVVVLCLVMIGATTEDAKLASNVIKQVVLYTINVIYIVYAGLLLSPRFVYLTGFLTIICQSLVTVNAANTGVIFTEDSIVSITPGYAAMSEQITKMLFLMTTAFIVVAVIKIFLQLKSVEEEKSQAIEKSKEDLEQGRVRMTESAVSLRENSKKLKDFSDDFSEVISNHAASFEEISSTMEEFLAQTEQSAETVKDQFTKIEGLLGESRNLNTLIDRISGHSSDLNRNMDIVLDAGKAVSEFVDGLRTSLESLGSSFRSVGEVNQIMSDVADRTNLLSLNASIEAARAGVAGRGFAVVATEVSKLAESSSENADRISKIINESTKYVQDGQKSAHTANEKVKEQDTLFTNFLDSFKQLNQLLNEQKIVNERFLNSLSVLRNLSSDIETASKEQSLGANAIMTSVSSLQSSMDSLLNKSEMLAETIKILETEAQTLASKG; encoded by the coding sequence ATGGCGACACGTTCCGAAACGGAGAAAATTCTCGCTCAAGGTCCGGTAACGATCAATCGAATACGATTCGGACTAACATTGCTCTACTTTGCCTCTATCGCAATGGGATACAAAAGAAGTACCCTATTCCAAAACTCGCTCTATATTCTTGGCACCTCGGCTATGGTGATATACGTCACCTACTCATTTCTCAAAACTAGGTTTGGGAGCGGAGTGTCTCCTTTTTTAGGAAAAGTCTTTATAGTAACCGACGTTGTAGTCCTTTGTTTGGTAATGATCGGTGCGACTACCGAGGATGCTAAACTTGCTTCGAATGTTATCAAGCAGGTTGTACTCTATACAATTAACGTTATTTATATCGTGTATGCGGGGCTTCTTCTCTCTCCTCGATTCGTATATTTGACCGGATTTTTAACCATCATTTGTCAAAGTTTAGTAACCGTGAACGCTGCTAATACCGGAGTTATCTTTACTGAGGATAGTATCGTTTCCATTACTCCCGGTTATGCTGCTATGTCGGAACAGATTACTAAGATGTTATTCTTAATGACCACCGCATTCATCGTTGTTGCGGTGATTAAAATTTTTCTGCAGTTAAAGAGTGTAGAAGAGGAAAAATCCCAAGCCATCGAAAAATCCAAAGAAGATCTTGAGCAGGGTAGGGTCAGAATGACCGAATCCGCAGTTTCTTTGAGAGAGAATTCCAAAAAATTAAAAGATTTCTCCGATGATTTTTCTGAGGTAATCAGTAATCATGCCGCTTCTTTCGAGGAGATCAGTTCTACTATGGAAGAATTTTTAGCACAGACGGAACAATCTGCGGAAACAGTAAAAGACCAATTTACAAAGATAGAAGGTTTATTAGGAGAAAGTAGAAATCTCAACACTTTGATCGATCGTATTTCCGGGCATTCCAGTGATCTGAATCGGAATATGGATATAGTCTTGGATGCAGGAAAAGCGGTAAGCGAATTCGTGGATGGTCTTAGAACTTCTTTAGAATCTTTGGGGAGTTCTTTCCGCTCAGTTGGAGAAGTAAACCAGATCATGTCGGATGTCGCTGATAGAACAAACCTTCTTTCTTTGAACGCATCTATTGAAGCGGCGAGAGCGGGGGTCGCAGGAAGAGGATTTGCGGTGGTCGCTACGGAGGTTTCAAAACTTGCAGAAAGTAGTTCCGAAAACGCAGATCGTATTTCTAAAATTATAAACGAAAGTACAAAGTATGTCCAAGACGGACAAAAATCTGCTCATACTGCGAATGAAAAAGTGAAGGAACAAGATACTTTGTTCACAAACTTTTTAGATAGTTTTAAACAATTAAATCAATTATTGAACGAACAAAAAATAGTGAACGAACGTTTTTTGAACAGTCTTTCAGTTTTAAGAAATTTATCTTCTGATATTGAAACAGCTTCTAAAGAACAGTCGTTAGGAGCCAATGCAATCATGACGTCTGTATCTTCTTTGCAAAGTTCTATGGATTCTTTGTTGAATAAGAGCGAAATGTTGGCGGAAACCATCAAAATTTTGGAAACTGAAGCCCAAACATTGGCTTCGAAAGGATAG